Proteins encoded in a region of the Streptomyces sp. NBC_01298 genome:
- a CDS encoding response regulator transcription factor, with translation MTTTHAPAAGPEPGAASPRVIIADDQELVRTGFRMILTARGIDVVGVAADGVEAVSEVRRLRPDVVLLDIRMPRLDGLEAARQILTEAPECRVIMLTTFDLDQYVYAALAAGASGFLLKDVTPEHLANAVRLVDTGDALLSPSITRRLVERCASAAAARGGPTPAPHPDLDALTPREREVLTLMGHGLTNAELAREFTLSEATVKTHVARIFAKLSLRDRAQAVVLAYETGLVTPGTG, from the coding sequence GTGACCACCACGCACGCCCCGGCCGCCGGGCCCGAGCCGGGGGCCGCCTCGCCCCGGGTGATCATCGCGGACGACCAGGAACTCGTCCGCACCGGGTTCCGCATGATCCTCACCGCCCGGGGGATCGACGTGGTGGGGGTGGCCGCCGACGGGGTGGAGGCCGTCTCGGAAGTCCGCCGGCTGCGCCCCGACGTCGTCCTCCTCGACATCCGCATGCCCCGCCTGGACGGACTGGAGGCCGCCCGGCAGATCCTCACCGAGGCCCCGGAATGCCGGGTGATCATGCTGACCACCTTCGACCTCGACCAGTACGTCTACGCCGCCCTCGCAGCCGGCGCCAGCGGGTTCCTGCTCAAGGACGTCACGCCCGAGCACCTCGCCAACGCCGTACGGCTCGTCGACACCGGCGACGCATTGCTCTCCCCGTCGATCACCCGACGGCTGGTGGAGCGCTGCGCCTCGGCAGCGGCCGCGCGCGGCGGCCCGACCCCTGCGCCCCACCCCGACCTGGACGCCCTCACCCCGCGGGAGCGGGAGGTGCTCACCCTGATGGGCCACGGCCTCACCAACGCCGAACTGGCACGGGAGTTCACGCTCAGCGAGGCCACCGTGAAGACCCATGTGGCCCGGATCTTCGCGAAGCTGAGCCTGCGCGACCGCGCCCAGGCGGTCGTCCTGGCCTACGAGACGGGCCTGGTCACCCCGGGGACGGGGTAG